In the genome of Bacteroidales bacterium, one region contains:
- a CDS encoding helix-turn-helix domain-containing protein, whose protein sequence is MEAMIISSEQFEKLISQIETLNERVEKINRKDPLEDRWLDIQDVCELLHISKRTLQSYRDKGILPFSQIGAKIYYKASDIQKHLDKHYNPAF, encoded by the coding sequence ATGGAAGCAATGATAATATCATCAGAACAATTTGAGAAATTAATCAGTCAAATTGAAACACTCAATGAAAGAGTTGAAAAAATAAACAGAAAAGACCCTTTGGAAGACAGATGGCTTGACATTCAAGATGTATGCGAACTGTTGCACATATCTAAAAGAACACTCCAAAGTTATAGAGACAAAGGCATTCTGCCTTTTAGTCAAATCGGTGCAAAGATTTATTATAAAGCAAGTGACATTCAGAAACACTTGGACAAACATTATAATCCGGCTTTTTAA
- a CDS encoding tetratricopeptide repeat protein: MDVRIKQKEALQLIIEGKYTEFFNLIDQLNFKDWLKILLPKNPNNRNVNGKYHFKNDFWSAIIKSKHFPELIKNNKYIEKVDLLFDYYFKKEANANNNFNKPVSEINPKLFIEKFKTSKYKPVFNDKFINNIRQFTTSKNSELKLFSEFIIYVNEIETNLWQEFESDAKIWLNLNPVELFAYASYYIVESDRLNKSNHLYTSLNVLFSYYFFESKDNKTYTINEKIFIENSMRILMQCIENSKNKYFESLKKLQKWNVFVEDIASVYLFYDNYYLSETKYSFHLNCIDTIEESKWRTIGKKIEFLPMFIEASNYEIAELYVKDNISKIPGKTQQDKDINKREAIRDISQSIILNSMQYTHYEVAEKKIEVSAISHLLNGLIHNATEKYYNPLHEYQQTTGNSGIESLLFAPLTGHLGVRFESVKEFSNMLGNTLKMQNDSKEIRNVLCFNPVKDTPKKYFNRHTPFVNIVAQPLFELNSYIISLESFLGKLTNSYNIIRENTYFHKTQFKKLRPIRLTQQEDKDFEKYFLELFSGYKFDKIGVSKDVCKKNENGKEIIIGDIDVYILHEGILLLVELKRTRFRKQLHELQIERKEINEHASHQLIKIQKFLKDEQNHEWINKKLGIDMQKVKKILPLIITTSMEQDGEMINDILKKSFFEFNFYALFFDRQLDNILQKFYNVLKEDEIWKNIAKEFKKIDKDFIIYQQPEYGLNYRHSYYKKAFTPSNVPDDENEFKQFDIGNEYFEQKDYNNAIIHFEKAHKINPHEASYIDLIATCLAELGQKETAMQQYDKALKLRKDYFIWQNMLVTAKELDSK; this comes from the coding sequence ATGGATGTTAGAATTAAACAAAAAGAAGCCCTTCAACTAATAATAGAAGGCAAATACACAGAGTTTTTCAACCTGATTGACCAATTAAACTTCAAAGATTGGTTAAAAATTTTATTGCCAAAAAACCCAAATAATAGAAATGTAAATGGCAAATATCATTTCAAAAATGATTTCTGGTCTGCAATTATTAAATCAAAACACTTTCCTGAATTAATAAAAAACAATAAGTATATTGAAAAAGTTGATTTGCTGTTTGACTACTATTTCAAAAAAGAAGCTAATGCAAATAATAACTTCAATAAACCTGTTTCGGAAATAAACCCGAAACTTTTTATTGAAAAATTCAAAACAAGCAAATACAAGCCTGTATTTAATGACAAATTCATTAATAATATCCGGCAATTTACTACATCAAAAAATTCGGAGTTAAAGTTATTTTCTGAATTTATAATTTATGTAAATGAAATTGAAACAAATCTTTGGCAAGAGTTCGAATCAGATGCTAAAATTTGGCTAAATTTAAATCCTGTCGAATTATTTGCATATGCCTCATATTATATTGTAGAATCTGATAGACTTAATAAATCAAATCATTTATATACCTCTCTTAATGTTCTTTTTTCATATTACTTTTTTGAATCAAAAGACAATAAAACATATACAATAAATGAAAAGATTTTCATAGAAAACAGTATGAGAATCCTTATGCAATGTATTGAAAATTCAAAAAATAAATATTTTGAAAGTTTAAAAAAACTGCAAAAGTGGAATGTTTTTGTTGAAGATATTGCAAGTGTATATTTATTTTATGACAATTATTATTTGTCGGAAACAAAATATAGTTTTCACTTAAACTGCATAGATACTATTGAAGAATCAAAATGGAGAACAATAGGAAAGAAAATTGAATTTTTACCTATGTTTATCGAAGCAAGCAACTATGAAATTGCAGAACTTTATGTTAAAGATAACATATCAAAAATACCCGGAAAAACTCAACAAGATAAAGATATAAATAAAAGAGAGGCAATTAGAGATATTTCCCAATCTATAATATTAAACTCTATGCAATATACTCATTATGAAGTAGCCGAAAAAAAAATAGAGGTAAGTGCAATTTCACACTTACTGAATGGTTTAATTCACAATGCAACAGAAAAATATTATAATCCGTTACATGAATATCAGCAAACTACCGGGAATAGCGGAATAGAGTCTTTATTATTTGCTCCGTTGACCGGGCATTTAGGTGTTCGTTTTGAGTCTGTAAAAGAATTTTCCAATATGCTTGGTAATACCTTAAAAATGCAAAATGATTCAAAAGAAATTCGAAATGTTTTGTGTTTTAATCCAGTAAAAGATACCCCAAAAAAATATTTTAACAGGCATACCCCTTTTGTAAATATTGTTGCACAACCTCTATTTGAATTGAATAGTTATATTATAAGTTTAGAAAGTTTTTTGGGTAAACTGACAAATTCATATAATATTATTAGAGAAAATACATATTTTCATAAAACACAATTTAAAAAATTAAGACCCATAAGATTGACACAACAAGAAGATAAAGACTTTGAAAAATATTTTCTTGAATTGTTTTCCGGCTACAAATTTGATAAAATTGGAGTTTCAAAAGATGTCTGTAAAAAAAACGAAAATGGAAAAGAAATAATAATAGGTGATATTGATGTGTATATTTTGCATGAAGGAATATTATTATTAGTTGAATTGAAACGAACACGTTTCAGGAAGCAATTACATGAATTACAAATAGAGCGAAAAGAAATAAATGAACACGCATCACATCAATTAATAAAAATTCAAAAATTTCTTAAAGACGAACAAAATCATGAATGGATTAACAAAAAACTTGGAATAGACATGCAAAAAGTCAAGAAGATTTTGCCTTTAATCATAACAACATCAATGGAACAAGACGGTGAAATGATAAACGATATTTTAAAGAAAAGCTTTTTTGAATTTAATTTCTATGCACTTTTTTTTGACAGACAATTAGATAATATTTTGCAAAAATTTTATAATGTTTTAAAGGAAGATGAGATATGGAAAAATATAGCAAAAGAATTTAAAAAAATTGATAAAGATTTTATAATATATCAACAGCCTGAATATGGTCTGAATTACCGTCATTCTTATTATAAAAAAGCGTTCACTCCATCAAATGTTCCGGACGATGAAAATGAATTTAAACAGTTTGACATAGGAAATGAATATTTTGAACAAAAAGATTATAACAATGCAATTATTCATTTTGAAAAAGCACATAAAATAAATCCACATGAAGCAAGTTACATTGATTTAATAGCAACCTGTCTTGCTGAACTTGGCCAAAAAGAAACAGCAATGCAACAATACGATAAAGCTTTAAAATTAAGAAAAGATTACTTTATATGGCAAAACATGTTAGTAACAGCAAAAGAATTAGATAGCAAATAA
- a CDS encoding site-specific integrase, translating to MSSVKIILKKNKINSKGEAPLYIRIIKNRKTKFISLGVKILIKDWNERQSRVRKSHPNSQRMNNFIAHKVAEAEGVALEMEADSKYVSPKSIKDNIMGTNPHSFLQYFSEYIDTLEKSGKFSYYKKSKTVFTKLSEYVGDKKITFNELTVTFLKRYERYLSENLGNSINTIHSNMKVIRKVINDAINEDILPYEKSPFHKYKLKLEKTTKEFLTEDEIRRFEELQLEKNSMRNHHRNIYVFATYAGGLRISDIFQLRWSDYDGERILMTTKKTKSTVSIKLPNKAKEIIKKYKTEDAEKEHYIFPFLKNDIEYSESALFRAISSHTAYTNTDLKKIAKLAGIDKNIHFHTSRHTFATRALKKGMRIEYVSRLLGHSSIKTTQVYAKIVNQDLDDAMDKFFD from the coding sequence ATGTCATCAGTAAAAATAATTCTCAAAAAGAACAAAATTAATTCAAAAGGTGAAGCACCTTTATACATCCGGATTATTAAAAACAGAAAAACTAAATTTATTTCTTTGGGTGTAAAGATATTAATAAAAGATTGGAATGAAAGACAATCAAGAGTAAGAAAGTCACATCCGAACTCACAAAGAATGAATAATTTTATTGCTCATAAAGTAGCAGAAGCGGAAGGTGTTGCTTTGGAAATGGAAGCAGATTCAAAATATGTAAGCCCAAAAAGTATTAAGGATAATATAATGGGAACAAATCCTCATAGTTTCTTGCAATATTTTAGTGAATACATTGACACACTTGAAAAAAGCGGCAAATTCAGTTATTATAAAAAATCAAAAACAGTTTTCACAAAACTTTCCGAATATGTAGGCGATAAAAAGATTACTTTCAATGAATTGACTGTAACATTTTTGAAACGTTATGAAAGATATTTATCTGAAAATTTAGGAAATTCAATAAATACCATTCATTCAAATATGAAAGTAATCAGAAAAGTTATAAATGATGCTATTAATGAAGATATCTTACCATACGAAAAAAGTCCTTTTCATAAATATAAACTCAAATTAGAAAAAACAACAAAAGAATTTTTAACAGAGGATGAAATCCGGAGATTTGAAGAACTACAACTTGAAAAAAACTCAATGAGAAACCACCACAGGAATATATATGTATTTGCTACTTACGCGGGAGGTTTAAGAATATCAGATATTTTTCAATTAAGGTGGTCTGATTATGACGGTGAAAGAATCTTAATGACAACTAAAAAAACAAAATCCACAGTTTCAATAAAGTTACCGAACAAAGCAAAAGAAATTATCAAAAAATATAAAACAGAAGATGCAGAAAAAGAACATTATATTTTTCCGTTTCTGAAAAATGATATTGAATATTCTGAAAGTGCATTATTCAGAGCAATTTCATCACATACAGCATATACAAATACGGATTTAAAGAAAATTGCAAAATTGGCAGGGATAGATAAAAACATACATTTCCATACAAGCCGACACACATTTGCAACCAGAGCATTAAAGAAAGGAATGCGTATAGAATACGTTTCACGTTTGTTAGGTCATTCATCAATCAAAACAACACAAGTCTATGCAAAAATTGTCAACCAAGACCTTGACGATGCAATGGATAAATTTTTTGACTAA
- a CDS encoding DUF3987 domain-containing protein, whose amino-acid sequence MKLNKENILSSTNNGFDFFKFVIPELNRQGNKCKNIKNPFYKDTKPSLSIFNKSDQWFFKDHGDDYYKGDMFDFAAFHYNLILKTSFIEILKNINNDLNLNLSMSTQYTKTEKQLYNIRKNNKDHAIAYQNSRGLTKHEYFLQSNAYKKYPASVVFVNHNNTGFERRYIATEEELKEKGLPKTQFSGNKTDTLYISCFNKAFDEVFICEGPNNAISFAEIGKSAIATFGATNLPNANLLSKYISGKSVYLSGDGDEAGEKFNNELLSLIIKNKIPVKEIKSIQFPSGKDSNDLLLENTLQEYEKISTIRNTNKKRKTRPFPVHVFPEIIQKFISKANDTLKYPVEYLASSILFATSVATGRAVNIQIKKGWIESPILYIALVGRPGINKSHPLKFALSPILNIDQKNHNTFSSDFDKYEHVSSLSKKERENEGFDEPVKPILKQMIVNDFTPEALNEVHSNNKRGLGVFKDELTGWLNDFNRYHKGSDQQFWLSNWSGTTITVNRKTGKPIFIPNPFISVCGTIQPAILDEFAKDKMNKNGFTDRILFAYPENLKKPYLDDEEMSQELTEKYKEIIIKLYNLTEYQNPLTEQEPETLNFSVDAKKAFLEWNKQNTDLINDDNIPEQIRSLYSKYVSYISRFALLLQMLYWASGEDNKENVSLKALSGAKELIEYFKENAIRVIDKIENADNPASLNMKSVAKLLSEKGMVIRDIAVYVGKGKSTVGAWLKE is encoded by the coding sequence ATGAAACTAAATAAAGAAAATATATTGAGTTCAACAAATAACGGGTTTGATTTCTTCAAGTTTGTTATTCCGGAACTCAACCGGCAAGGGAACAAATGTAAAAACATAAAAAACCCCTTTTACAAAGACACAAAACCAAGTTTAAGCATATTCAACAAATCTGACCAATGGTTTTTCAAAGACCACGGAGACGATTATTATAAAGGTGATATGTTCGACTTTGCAGCATTTCATTATAATTTGATTTTAAAAACAAGTTTTATTGAAATTCTGAAAAATATAAATAATGACTTAAATCTTAATTTGTCAATGTCAACCCAATATACCAAAACCGAAAAGCAATTGTATAACATCCGGAAGAATAATAAAGATCATGCAATTGCTTATCAAAATAGCAGAGGACTAACAAAACATGAATATTTTTTACAATCAAATGCTTATAAAAAATATCCGGCATCTGTTGTATTCGTTAATCATAATAATACAGGATTCGAAAGAAGATACATAGCAACAGAAGAAGAACTGAAAGAAAAAGGACTTCCAAAGACACAGTTTTCAGGAAACAAAACAGACACCTTATATATAAGTTGTTTCAATAAAGCATTTGATGAAGTTTTTATTTGTGAAGGTCCTAATAATGCAATATCATTTGCAGAGATAGGTAAATCAGCAATAGCAACATTCGGAGCAACCAATCTGCCGAATGCAAATTTGTTAAGCAAATACATATCCGGAAAATCTGTTTATCTTTCCGGTGATGGTGATGAAGCAGGAGAAAAGTTTAACAATGAACTTTTATCCCTGATAATTAAAAATAAGATTCCTGTTAAAGAAATCAAATCAATACAATTCCCGTCCGGTAAAGATTCAAATGATTTATTATTAGAAAACACTTTACAGGAATATGAAAAAATAAGCACAATCCGGAATACAAATAAGAAAAGGAAAACACGCCCCTTTCCGGTTCATGTTTTTCCTGAAATCATACAAAAGTTTATCAGCAAAGCAAACGACACACTTAAATATCCGGTTGAATATCTCGCATCATCAATTCTGTTTGCTACATCTGTTGCAACCGGTAGAGCTGTGAATATTCAAATTAAAAAGGGATGGATAGAAAGCCCGATTTTATACATTGCATTAGTCGGCAGACCCGGAATAAACAAAAGTCATCCTTTGAAATTTGCATTATCTCCGATTCTGAATATAGACCAAAAAAATCATAATACATTCAGTTCTGATTTTGATAAATACGAACATGTAAGCAGTCTTTCCAAAAAGGAAAGAGAAAACGAAGGTTTTGATGAACCGGTAAAACCGATTTTAAAACAAATGATTGTAAATGATTTCACACCCGAAGCATTAAATGAAGTTCACAGCAATAATAAAAGAGGATTGGGAGTATTCAAAGATGAATTAACAGGCTGGTTAAATGACTTTAACCGTTATCACAAAGGAAGCGACCAACAATTTTGGTTAAGCAATTGGAGTGGTACAACTATAACAGTAAATCGAAAAACAGGTAAACCTATATTTATTCCTAATCCGTTTATTTCTGTTTGCGGAACAATACAACCGGCAATTTTAGATGAGTTTGCAAAAGACAAAATGAATAAAAACGGTTTCACTGACAGAATTTTATTTGCCTATCCGGAGAATCTAAAAAAACCGTATTTAGATGATGAAGAAATGTCGCAAGAGCTGACAGAGAAATATAAAGAAATAATCATCAAGTTATATAATCTAACCGAATACCAAAACCCTTTAACAGAACAAGAACCCGAAACACTTAACTTTTCTGTTGATGCAAAAAAAGCATTTTTAGAATGGAATAAACAAAATACAGACCTAATCAATGACGATAACATACCGGAACAAATACGCAGCTTATACTCAAAGTATGTATCTTATATTTCACGTTTTGCTTTGCTCTTACAAATGCTGTATTGGGCATCCGGTGAAGACAATAAAGAAAATGTCAGTCTAAAAGCATTATCCGGAGCAAAAGAACTAATCGAATATTTCAAAGAAAATGCAATAAGAGTAATTGACAAAATTGAAAATGCAGATAATCCGGCATCATTAAATATGAAATCTGTTGCAAAACTTTTATCAGAAAAAGGGATGGTCATCAGAGATATTGCTGTATATGTTGGAAAAGGTAAATCAACGGTAGGTGCTTGGTTAAAAGAATAA